In Rhizophagus irregularis chromosome 26, complete sequence, one genomic interval encodes:
- a CDS encoding uncharacterized protein (SECRETED:cutsite_VNA-AP; SECRETED:prob_0.9053); SECRETED:SignalP(1-20), translated as MSRIFILAFVLFATLFAVNAAPLALEKREILFLPCPGLPPDVVGLDVTVTPVPIVAGTEETFVIKGTMKKDIVTGDFLGIAFIDINAKKPIGDPLVVDICSLPGVTCPIKAGTAFSTTQKYTAPKELPTSYAIGIGIGHGQPPNVEPIACAFTLVGIDSGSADFEVWDFL; from the coding sequence ATGAgtcgaatttttattttggcaTTCGTTTTATTTGCTACGCTTTTTGCGGTCAATGCAGCACCACTTGCACTTGAAAAAAGGGAAATTCTATTTCTCCCATGTCCCGGTTTGCCACCAGATGTAGTAGGACTCGATGTAACAGTGACACCTGTTCCTATCGTTGCTGGAACAGAAGAAACGTTTGTCATTAAAGGAACAATGAAAAAAGACATTGTCACTGGAGATTTTCTTGGTATTGCATTCATCGATATTAACGCGAAAAAACCAATAGGAGATCCCCTTGTTGTGGATATTTGTTCATTACCTGGAGTTACTTGCCCAATTAAAGCCGGAACTGCATTTTCTACAACGCAGAAATACACTGCACCAAAAGAATTGCCTACATCATACGCTATTGGAATTGGAATTGGACATGGACAACCACCTAATGTTGAACCAATAGCCTGTGCATTTACTCTTGTTGGTATTGATAGTGGATCTGCAGATTTTGAAGTTTgggattttttataa